Proteins encoded together in one Papaver somniferum cultivar HN1 unplaced genomic scaffold, ASM357369v1 unplaced-scaffold_21, whole genome shotgun sequence window:
- the LOC113339288 gene encoding arginine--tRNA ligase, cytoplasmic-like — MSTIIGDTIAKLLEFCRVECSRIALTADYGSEIAATIEQLLEKYPTGEGVETLSIGKLQRYSNFANKRLNDDGNFSEKAKQGLILLQEGGSDIHDKAWDLVRKISQKHFHQIYERLGVFLAEQCYKSYIPKITNVLNLLEEQALLLGFAGVDGNKAAAWIKIDDKKTLL, encoded by the exons ATGTCTACCATAATTGGAGACACCATTGCTAAGCTCCTGGAGTTTTGTCGTGTTGAGTGCTCAAGAATAGCCCTAACGGCGGACTATGGAAGTGAG ATTGCTGCTACAATTGAACAGCTGTTGGAAAAGTACCCAACTGGGGAAGGTGTAGAGACACTTTCTATTGGAAAGTTACAG AGATATTCTAACTTTGCAAATAAAAGGCTTAATGATGATGGCAACTTCAGTGAAAAGGCCAAGCAAGGACTGATTCTCCTCCAG GAAGGGGGTAGCGACATCCACGACAAGGCTTGGGATCTGGTCCGCAAGATCAGCCAAAAGCACTTCCATCAGATTTACGAGCGCCTTGGCGTTTTCCTTGCTGAACAG TGCTACAAGTCCTATATCCCAAAAATTACCAATGTTCTGAATTTACTGGAGGAACAAGCATTGTTGTTGGGATTTGCTGGTGTTGATGGGAATAAAGCTGCTGCCTGGATCAAGATTGATGACAAAAAGACGCTTCTCTGA
- the LOC113339380 gene encoding uncharacterized protein LOC113339380, with the protein MYGETGLLYPYFQSFTQDVQQLEEFYGNHYQQYHQKPSDSNSMGNLLSATSSFEYDMGGEGDLFKAPEPFLQEPLVGLGNMSDTISMITGGNNEMSSQTMNVVDMETMQNEQLLNEVYYECKKELMEKSAIGEELVDNLDVKVPVIQMDEDPDVEIDRLISNVLIQKTELSECLEDPIEEIDRLMWEGAKQKAACSKLLDDEVEAKDKLNLGGLKHNFAADSSCLDDPFKERDKVTLEDSKQNSVSSDFLSSMDWVRRDFMRPNFADFNGVDFGAAGMRRAFSEGDIQTLYDVKNNILASPYERTLTIGNCTTDERMLKLSRYRIKKAKRNFGRTIKYACRKALADNQPRVRGRFAKTEETDIPKSKPCKAVSRRIMSQGVAEKNQ; encoded by the exons atgtatgGAGAAACAGGGCTATTGTACCCATATTTCCAAAGCTTCACACAAGATGTACAACAACTAGAGGAATTCTATGGAAATCattatcaacaatatcatcagaaACCCAGTGATTCCAACTCTATG GGGAACTTGTTATCGGCCACCTCGTCATTCGAATATGATATGGGAGGTGAAGGAGATTTATTCAAAGCGCCTGAACCATTTCTTCAAGAACCACTCGTGGGACTTGGTAACATGTCGGACACCATATCAATGATTACAGGTGGAAACAATGAGATGTCATCTCAGACGATGAATGTGGTGGACATGGAGACGATGCAAAATGAACAATTACTGAATGAGGTGTACTATGAATGCAAGAAGGAACTTATGGAGAAATCTGCCATTGGAGAGGAACTTGTTGACAACCTCGATGTCAAAGTTCCTGTAATACAGATGGATGAGGATCCAGATGTGGAAATTGATAGGTTGATTTCCAATGTGTTAATCCAGAAAACTGAGTTATCTGAGTGTTTGGAGGATCCTATCGAAGAAATAGATAGGCTGATGTGGGAGGGAGCGAAACAGAAAGCTGCTTGTTCCAAGTTATTGGATGATGAAGTTGAGGCGAAGGACAAGTTGAATTTGGGAGGTTTGAAACATAACTTTGCTGCTGATTCTAGTTGTTTGGACGATCCGTTCAAAGAGAGGGATAAGGTGACTCTAGAGGATTCGAAACAGAACAGTGTTAGCTCTGACTTCTTGAGCTCAATGGATTGGGTACgcagagattttatgagaccgaACTTTGCTGACTTTAATGGAGTAGATTTTGGAGCTGCTGGAATGAGAAGAGCATTCAGCGAGGGTGACATACAG ACTCTCTACGACGTCAAGAATAACATCTTGGCTTCACCTTATGAGAGGACATTAACCATTGGGAATTGCACCACTGATGAACGCATGCTAAAGCTTTCTAGATACAGAATCAAGAAGGCCAAAAGGAACTTTGGCAGGACAATCAAA TATGCATGCAGGAAAGCACTGGCAGATAATCAACCGAGGGTTAGAGGAAGGTTTGCAAAGACTGAAGAAACGGACATTCCAAAAAGTAAGCCATGTAAAGCAGTTAGTCGAAGAATTATGAGTCAGGGTGTTGCGGAGAAGAATCAATAG